Proteins from a genomic interval of Acidobacteriota bacterium:
- a CDS encoding radical SAM protein, giving the protein MRVTEIFHSIQGESSHVGRPMTFVRLTGCNLRCVWCDSEYTFTGGKRMTLDEVINEVGGIGCRTVEITGGEPLLQKEAFELVRRLCDEGYEVLVETSGSIDTSPVDTRAKIILDLKCPGSGETDQNLWSNLDRLQPHDEIKFVIADRADYEWARDVVRERKLENFTVLMSPVWGELELKPLAEWILADGLDVRLQTQLHKHVWGPGVEGV; this is encoded by the coding sequence ATGCGCGTCACCGAGATCTTCCATTCCATCCAGGGGGAGTCCTCCCACGTGGGGCGTCCGATGACGTTCGTCCGCCTCACCGGCTGCAACCTCCGCTGCGTCTGGTGCGACTCCGAGTACACCTTCACGGGCGGGAAGCGTATGACGCTCGACGAGGTGATCAACGAGGTCGGCGGAATCGGCTGCCGCACGGTCGAGATCACCGGCGGCGAGCCGCTTCTTCAGAAGGAAGCCTTCGAGCTCGTCCGACGTCTCTGCGATGAAGGGTACGAGGTGCTCGTGGAAACATCGGGATCGATCGATACGTCACCGGTCGATACGAGGGCGAAGATCATTCTCGATCTGAAGTGTCCGGGGTCGGGGGAGACCGATCAGAACCTCTGGAGCAATCTCGACCGGCTCCAGCCGCACGACGAGATCAAGTTCGTGATCGCGGACCGCGCGGACTACGAATGGGCCCGGGACGTCGTCAGGGAACGAAAGCTCGAGAACTTCACCGTGCTGATGTCACCGGTCTGGGGTGAGCTCGAGCTGAAGCCGCTGGCCGAATGGATCCTCGCGGACGGGCTCGATGTCCGGCTGCAGACCCAGCTCCACAAGCACGTCTGGGGGCCCGGCGTTGAAGGGGTCTGA
- the queC gene encoding 7-cyano-7-deazaguanine synthase QueC has product MRAIVLLSGGMDSATALALARSSGREVYTLSFDYGQRHAVELGLARSLSASQGAVEHQEIEIDLTVFGGSALTDAIEVPRNAADDEGIPITYVPARNMIFLSIATAWAEVLDADEIWIGVNAVDYSGYPDCRPEFIEAFQSVIDVGTKSGIERSQPQVIAPLIEMSKAEIIETGTELGLDYSETSSCYDPDDDGACGECDACILRREGFEEAGIEDPTRYHE; this is encoded by the coding sequence ATGAGAGCGATCGTGTTGCTGAGCGGAGGGATGGATTCGGCCACCGCACTCGCGCTTGCCCGCTCGAGTGGACGTGAGGTTTACACGCTCTCTTTCGACTACGGCCAGCGCCACGCGGTCGAGCTCGGGCTTGCGCGATCGCTGTCGGCGAGCCAGGGCGCAGTGGAGCATCAGGAGATCGAGATCGATCTCACGGTCTTCGGAGGAAGTGCGCTCACCGACGCGATCGAGGTTCCCCGCAACGCCGCCGACGACGAAGGAATACCGATCACGTACGTGCCGGCGAGGAACATGATCTTTCTTTCGATCGCCACCGCCTGGGCGGAAGTTCTCGATGCAGATGAAATCTGGATCGGTGTCAATGCGGTGGATTACAGCGGATATCCGGACTGCCGGCCCGAATTCATCGAGGCGTTTCAATCGGTCATCGACGTCGGTACGAAGTCGGGAATCGAGCGCAGCCAGCCGCAGGTCATCGCACCGCTGATCGAAATGTCGAAAGCCGAGATCATCGAGACCGGAACCGAGCTCGGGCTCGACTATTCGGAGACGAGCTCCTGTTACGATCCGGACGACGACGGCGCATGTGGGGAGTGCGACGCCTGCATTCTCCGCCGCGAAGGATTCGAGGAGGCAGGAATCGAAGACCCCACGCGTTACCACGAGTGA
- a CDS encoding cation:proton antiporter has protein sequence MTHIPLLFDFVVLLGAATIVILVCFRLKIPALVGFLITGILIGPSGLALISDVESVKVLAEFGVVALLFAIGLEFSLERLRQIRRMFLLGGSLQALLTTAATVGIALALGFGLSRAVFFGFLVTLSSTALVLKFFGDRNELESPHGKLIIGILLFQDFLVVPMIILTPVLAGVVEASPLTILVRFGGGILIIGVVFVVARNLMPLVLRQIVRTGIREILVVGALFIGLGMALLTESLEFSLALGAFIAGILISESEYSHQVVADILPFRDVFNSIFFISIGMLLSLEFVFDHLGLVLLFAGSLILLKLLLITGIVYLMRYPTRTAVTTGIGLAQIGEFSFILANVGLAVGLLTDGLFQAFLAGAVLTMMVTPFFIELSPRVTFLLQRILPQRAEAPDEPEKEGIRHHVVIIGYGLSGENVARVLKRTGIRYRIVELSGEAVERGRKAGEPIAFGDATRRELLEHVRIKDARVLLVAIADPVATARIVRFARQLSPEIYIIVRTRLVLEIEDLYAQGADSVIAEEFETSIEIFTRVLERYHIPRNVIQAQRRVLRAEGYEALREDEREVSSTMLDILAEGATDIYRVTDDAPVAGKTLAELNVRNLTGASILVVVRDDDTHAAPGGDFVIEPGDYVVLHGGHAAVERAFHYLAHGELSRSPVEE, from the coding sequence ATGACTCACATTCCTCTGCTGTTCGACTTCGTCGTCCTTCTCGGTGCGGCCACGATCGTCATCCTCGTCTGCTTCCGGCTGAAGATCCCGGCGCTCGTGGGATTTCTCATCACGGGAATCCTGATCGGCCCGAGCGGGCTGGCGCTGATCTCGGATGTCGAGTCCGTCAAGGTCCTGGCGGAGTTCGGCGTCGTCGCGCTGCTCTTCGCAATCGGGCTCGAGTTCTCGCTCGAGAGGCTCCGCCAGATCCGGAGAATGTTCCTTCTCGGCGGATCGCTTCAGGCTCTGCTGACAACCGCGGCAACGGTCGGGATCGCGCTCGCACTCGGATTCGGGCTTTCCCGCGCCGTCTTCTTCGGATTTCTGGTGACGCTCAGCAGTACTGCGCTGGTGCTCAAGTTCTTCGGGGATCGCAATGAGCTCGAGTCACCACACGGGAAGCTCATCATCGGGATTCTCCTGTTCCAGGATTTCCTGGTCGTTCCAATGATCATCCTGACGCCGGTTCTGGCCGGAGTCGTCGAAGCGTCACCGCTCACGATCCTCGTCCGCTTCGGGGGCGGCATTCTGATCATCGGGGTGGTATTCGTCGTCGCCCGAAATCTGATGCCTCTCGTGCTCCGGCAGATTGTGCGAACCGGTATCCGCGAGATTCTCGTCGTCGGTGCGCTCTTCATCGGTCTCGGAATGGCGCTGCTCACCGAGTCGCTCGAGTTCTCGCTCGCACTCGGTGCATTCATCGCGGGGATTCTGATCTCTGAATCGGAATACAGCCACCAGGTCGTCGCCGACATCCTTCCATTTCGCGACGTATTCAACAGCATCTTCTTCATCTCGATCGGGATGCTTCTGAGCCTCGAATTCGTCTTCGATCACCTCGGATTGGTTCTTCTTTTCGCCGGGAGTCTGATCCTGCTCAAATTGCTGCTGATCACCGGGATCGTCTATCTGATGAGATATCCGACGCGCACGGCCGTGACGACCGGAATCGGACTGGCACAGATCGGCGAGTTCTCGTTCATTCTTGCGAATGTCGGGCTCGCGGTGGGGCTGCTCACCGACGGACTTTTTCAGGCTTTTCTGGCAGGCGCCGTTTTGACCATGATGGTGACTCCCTTCTTCATCGAGTTGTCACCTCGAGTGACCTTCCTCCTGCAGCGGATTCTTCCCCAGCGCGCCGAAGCGCCGGACGAGCCCGAAAAGGAAGGAATCCGTCACCACGTCGTCATCATCGGCTACGGTCTCTCCGGGGAGAACGTCGCTCGCGTACTCAAGAGAACCGGCATCCGCTATCGGATCGTGGAGTTGAGCGGGGAAGCCGTCGAGCGTGGCCGGAAAGCCGGCGAACCGATCGCATTCGGGGATGCCACTCGAAGGGAGCTTCTCGAACACGTCCGCATCAAAGACGCTCGAGTTCTCCTGGTCGCCATCGCCGATCCGGTCGCCACCGCGAGGATCGTACGGTTCGCGAGGCAGCTCAGCCCGGAGATCTACATCATCGTCCGAACCCGGCTGGTTCTGGAGATCGAGGATCTCTACGCGCAGGGAGCAGACTCCGTGATCGCGGAGGAGTTCGAGACCTCGATCGAGATCTTCACGCGCGTTCTCGAGCGGTATCACATTCCTCGAAACGTCATCCAGGCACAGCGCCGGGTCCTGAGGGCCGAGGGCTATGAAGCGCTTCGGGAAGACGAAAGGGAAGTCTCTTCGACGATGCTGGACATCCTGGCGGAGGGAGCGACCGACATCTATCGCGTGACCGACGATGCGCCGGTTGCCGGGAAGACGCTGGCAGAGCTGAACGTCCGGAATCTGACGGGAGCATCAATCCTCGTCGTCGTCCGCGACGACGACACTCACGCCGCCCCCGGTGGAGATTTCGTCATCGAGCCGGGAGACTACGTCGTTCTTCACGGCGGCCATGCCGCCGTCGAGCGTGCGTTTCACTATCTAGCCCACGGCGAGCTGTCGCGCTCACCCGTCGAGGAGTAA
- a CDS encoding AbrB/MazE/SpoVT family DNA-binding domain-containing protein, which yields MNRAIVRLSSKGQIVIPQAYRKLLNLTEGSELVLISRGDSLVLIPAADFAESSRGRLAELWGSDASGVDQAIAKERAGWR from the coding sequence ATGAATCGAGCAATTGTAAGACTCAGCTCAAAAGGTCAGATTGTAATCCCTCAGGCTTACCGTAAGCTCCTGAATCTTACCGAGGGGTCGGAGCTCGTCCTGATCTCCCGGGGGGATTCGTTGGTACTGATTCCGGCGGCGGACTTCGCCGAATCGAGTCGAGGACGTCTCGCGGAGCTCTGGGGCTCGGATGCATCCGGGGTCGATCAGGCCATCGCCAAGGAGCGGGCCGGGTGGCGCTGA
- a CDS encoding PIN domain-containing protein — protein MALRRSRFAESLARSPRVVWDTAPLIYHLGGLEPWSELTTIAIDTMAAGGLEGVVSTVTIAEMLVRPFQTGNPETVAECETFLLAMPGASIVSPDYAIARRAASLRGSLGLRMPDALICATALELDAGLITNDASLDRVPELDIILLSRFVR, from the coding sequence GTGGCGCTGAGGCGATCGCGCTTCGCCGAGAGCCTCGCTCGCAGTCCTCGGGTCGTCTGGGACACCGCGCCGCTGATCTACCACCTGGGCGGACTCGAACCGTGGTCGGAGCTGACGACGATCGCGATCGACACGATGGCGGCGGGTGGCCTCGAGGGAGTGGTCTCGACCGTCACGATCGCCGAAATGCTCGTGCGGCCGTTCCAGACCGGGAACCCGGAGACGGTTGCGGAATGCGAGACGTTTCTGCTCGCGATGCCGGGCGCATCGATCGTTTCGCCGGACTATGCCATCGCCCGTCGGGCCGCGTCGCTTCGAGGCTCGCTGGGGCTTCGAATGCCGGACGCCCTCATCTGCGCGACCGCGCTCGAGCTCGATGCGGGTCTGATCACGAACGACGCATCCCTCGATCGCGTCCCGGAGCTCGACATCATTCTCCTTTCCCGCTTCGTCCGGTGA
- a CDS encoding addiction module protein, with translation MADAAKLLEEAMNLPLDERARLAEDLLASLDEKEDDVEAAWAAEIQRRAQEVRDGAAPGEEWRAVLRRIQDETLRG, from the coding sequence ATGGCTGACGCGGCCAAGCTTCTGGAAGAGGCGATGAACCTTCCGCTCGATGAGCGAGCCCGGCTGGCCGAAGACCTTCTAGCGAGCCTGGACGAGAAGGAAGACGACGTCGAGGCCGCCTGGGCCGCCGAGATCCAGCGTCGCGCGCAGGAAGTGCGAGACGGAGCCGCTCCCGGGGAGGAGTGGAGGGCGGTGTTGCGCCGGATTCAGGACGAGACGCTTCGGGGGTGA